TTGACTTCATCATCAAAAAAATTCCCCTGGTGAACCATATCCTTGGAGGCAAGTTGGTCTCCATTCCATTCAGGGTTAAAGGAAATCCCGCAGATCCTGACATTATACCACTTTCTCCAACAGCGATAGGAGCCGGTATATTCGGGCTTTTAAAAAGAACCTTTGCCCTTCCTGTGGTCATCATGCAGCCTTTATTTACTGACAAGGAATATAAAGACACGGAACCTGCTATGGAGCAAAGAGGTCCTTAAATTTTTTTACCAAGCGATGCTTTAATTCTGCAATTTCTTTTATTTTAAAAATATAACCTATCAGGAAGAAAAGGGCTAAAAACAACGTGCCTGTGAGTGCTAAAACGGACAGGCTGCCTGAAATTGTTCCGGAATCAATGCTTAACAGCACTTTTGATTTAAACCACTCCAGGACCACTCCGATTGCCATGCTGATCACAATAATTTTAACATAGAAAAAATAGACAGCGTGACTTTCTTTATTGCCACTTCTCTTATTCCATAGACCATATAACAATATCACTTGGAAAATGGCCGAAACCGAAACAGCTAGGGCGATTCCTCTGGCACCCATGATATGCATGGAAAAAAAATAAAGGGGCACACTTAACAACACAGCGACCGTTATGAAAACTGCAGGAAAAAGTGTGTTCCCCATGGCATAATAGCCCCTGACGACCACAGTCTGGGCTGAAAAAGCAAAGACACCAATCAAAAAGAAAATCAGCATCGAAGATGTCAGTTCCGTGGCGGCAGCATCGAATTTTCCATGCTGAAACAGGATAAGAATAATTTCATGCCTGAGCACCATCATCAAAACGGAAAAAGGAATGACCAGTGATATAAGTCGCAGGATATTGTTCAGCAGGTTGTTCGATTCAGACATTTTATGTTCTGCAATCAGTTTGGCCATAAATGGATACATGGCCATTCCAATTGCCTGGCCGAAAAAGCCGGCCAGAATCATCATCACCCTGAAACTGAAATTCAAACAGGCCAGGTCTCCTCGAGGCATAAACGATCCAAAAAATTTAAACAGGAATTCCGCTGAAAACATCATGGTCAGGCCGATCATAAGCGGCAGAGTCAACAAAACGTATTTTAACAAATCCGGATGCGTTAAATCAAATATCGGCCTGAGTCTCATCCCGACTTTGCTGGCACCCAGGTATTGGATGGCAAAATTTCCCCAAAATGCACCCACAAGAACTCCCCAGGAAAAACCCTCTATGCCCAACCAGGGGCTTAACAGTATGCCGCCGGCAATGATGCCCATATTATACAAAAGGGGGGCAAGGGCAGGAAGAAAAAATCGTTCTTTGGCAAACTGGACAGCCATGAACAGACCGCCGGCAAAAAAGAAAAATTGAGCAGGCATAATAATCCGTGTCATTCTAATGGCACGGCTTCGCAGCAAGGGTTCATTTATCCCGGGTGCGACGATGGTAATCAATTCAGGTGTAAAAATAAATGCGATAATAATAAGCAGTAATAAAAGGATTCCAAAGCATGTCATAATGACGGAAAAAGCCTCCCAGCCTTTCTCTTCGTCGTTGATTACCAGATAACGAGAAAAAATGGGAATGAAGGTGATGGAAAGAAAACCGCTTGCCACAATATGATTCAGAATATCCGGTATTAAAAAAGCGACCAGATAGGCGTCCACTTCACCAGTGGCTCCACCAATGTGCGCAATTACCATTTCCCGGAAAATTCCGATCACTCGGCTCAGGAAAACCGAAGACATCATGATCAGGGAGGCTAGGGAAACTTTTTTATATAAAGATGTGGAGGTAATAATTTTTTATGCCTGATTATCTTATTTATTCAACCAGTTAACATCTTGACTGCTCAATAATAACAGTATTACCAGAAACTGAACAAGTTAGAAAGTGGTTTATTGATAAAAAATGCTCATTTTTTATTAAAATTGATTTTCTATCTTAGTAAAAAATGTTAAGGGAATATTCTTGTTATTTAGGTTTACTCTGTCAGAGAAGAAAAATGATTCCGATTTTTAAAGAATGGAAAAACCGATACTTTTCTAATCCGCAGGTTGTTATTCTTGGCTTTTTGCTCCTGGTTGGATTCGTATTTATTTTTCTGCTCGGCAATATGCTGATCCCTGTATTTGCAAGTGTGGTGATCGCATATCTGCTGGAAGGAATTGTATCGATGCTTCAACGCTGCAAAATGCCTCGGATGGCTTCGGTGATATCCGTTTTTTTATTATTTATCGCCTTTCTGCTCATTTTAATAGTCGCTTTGCTCCCCATGCTGTCAAGGCAGATCGGACAATTTTTGCAGGAGTTGCCCTCCATGCTCGCCAGGGGACAAAATGCACTGATGCTTCTTCCGGAAAAGTATCCGGATTTGATTTCAGAACCCCAGATAAGACATATTCTAAATCTCATAGGAACAGAACTCACCAGTCTTGGCCAACGCATCCTTTCCATGTCTCTTGCCTCTGTGCGTGGTTTAATCACCATTTTAGTCTACCTTATTCTTGTTCCACTCCTGGTTTTCTTTTTTTTGAAAGACAAGGTAAAAATTCTCAACTGGTTTACCGGTTTCCTTCCCGAAGAACGCGGACTGGCCGTCGAGGTGTGGCGAGAAGCAAATGTTCAGGTGGCAAACTATGTGCGCGGCAAGGTTTGGGAAATTATAATCGTATGGGGGGTCAGTTACATCACCTTTGCTTTTCTTGGATTACGGTTTTCCATGCTTCTTTCGCTATTTATTGGGCTGTCGGTTCTCATTCCCTACATTGGTGCCACAGTCATGTTTCTTCCCGTAACCCTGATCGCTTATTTCCAGTGGAACATAGGCTCTACTTTTGTGTACACTATAATTGCTTATACCATCATTCAGATTTTAGACGGCAACCTGCTGGTTCCCCTGCTTCTTTCCGAAGTCGTCCATATCCATCCTGTCGCAATAATTGTCGCATTGCTTCTGTTCGGTGGCTTATGGGGTATCTGGGGTCTGTTTTTTGCCATTCCATTGGCAACACTGGTACATGCAGTGATTAAAGCCTGGTTTAATAGTGGTCTGGTAGAAAAAAAAGTTGAGGAAGGTATAAAAAACGAAACATAATGTATGATAACATCTTGGCTTTATAACAAAACTTCTGTTATTCAGGCACAAAACTGAAGGACTATTTTGGCCTGTTTTTAACCAGGTTAAATTATTATAATCTATTAAAAGAAAAAATGGAAAATTCACCAAAAATAAAAGTGCTGGGCCTGAATCTGGGGGCATCCACAGTATCCGTGGCCCAGATTGAACAGAATCGGAAAGGCGAAAATCCGCAGATTGTCAAGAGTACAGTTCAACTTCATGATGGAAATCCTAAAGATACTTTGCTTTCGGTTTTAAATCACTATGATCTTGAATCATTTGACAAGATAGTTGCCACCGGTCGCAAGTTTTGCAATTTCGTAAATTTATCAAGCATACCGGAGCCGCAGGCGGTGGAATATGCCTACCAGTTTGTCAAACCGGACGGTATTTCCTGCCCGGGAGTTGTTTCTGCCGGCGGAGAAACCTTCATGGTTTATCAGTTGGACTCTTCGGGTAAAATTTCGAATGTTTTAACCGGCAATAAGTGTGCGTCCGGGACCGGTGAATTTTTTCTTCAGCAATTGCGACGGATGAAGGTCTCCCTTAAAGATGCAGCCCAGTGGGCTGTTGAACAGGAACCGTATCATGTTTCAGGGCGATGCTCTGTTTTCTGCAAGTCCGACTGTACCCATGCCACCAATAAAGGTATCCCCAGATCAAAAGTGACCGCCGGGCTTTGTAAGATGATGGCGGACAAGGTTCTGGAATTGCTTAAAAAAGTTAAGCGGGAAAATATCATGCTTACCGGGGGAACCGCCCTTAATCAGATGATGGTTGAGTATCTGCGCCGCGACATTCCCGGGCTGATCGTTCCGCAACAGGCGCCCTATTTTGAAGCGCTGGGCGCAGCTCTATGGGCTCTGGAAAATGAAACAGCTCCATTTCCAGGATTATCCAATCTTTTTCTGACCGAAGTGGCGACTTTCGATACTCTTGCCCCCCTTGGGGATTTTAAGGGCAAGGTTGAGTTCAAAACCATGGAAACCGGTGAAGTTCGTGCAGGGGATAATTACATACTGGGACTTGACGTCGGTTCTACCACTACCAAGGCGGTTTTATTGAGAACGGATGATCATGCCATCTGTGCATCCGTATATCTGCGCACAAACGGAGATCCGGTAGGTGCCTCCCGTCAATGCTATGCTTCCATTCTCCAACAGGTAGAAAGTAAAACAGATCCAGGTGAAATATCTATCACCGGTCTTGGAGTTACCGGTTCCGGTCGTCAGATAGCCGGTCTCCATGCCCTTACAGATGGTGTGTTAAATGAAATTATTGCCCATGCCAGCGCCGCCATTTATTTTGACCCCGATGTTGACACCCTGTTTGAAATCGGTGGGCAGGACGCCAAATACACCTATATTACCAACAGCGTGCCTTCGGACTACGCCATGAACGAAGCATGCAGCGCAGGAACAGGATCATTTCTGGAAGAATCCGCATTGGAAACCCTCGGGGTAAAAATGGAAGACATTGCCCAAATAGCCTTGGTAGGGAAAAATCCGCCCAATTTCAATGATCAGTGTGCTGCCTTTATCGCTTCTGATATTAAAAACGCTATTCATGAGGGTGTCCGGCATGAAGATATTGTGGCCGGTTTGGTTTACTCAATATGCATGAACTATTCCAACCGGGTGAAAGGTAATCGCCCGGTTGGAGAAAAAGTTTTTATGCAAGGCGGAGTCTGCTATAATAAGGCCGTACCTCTTGCTATGGCAGCTCTGGTGGGCAAACCCATTATTGTGCCTCCCATGCCCGGGCTGATGGGTGCCTTTGGTGTTGCGCTGGAAGTGAAAAAGAGAATTGAAACCAGCCTTATGGAACAACAGAGCTTCGATTTAAAAGCACTTGCCGATCGAGAAGTCATATACAAAAAACCTTTTATCTGCAAAGGAGGAAAACAAAAATGTGACCGGCGATGTGAAATTGCTGTGATCGAGATCGAAGGCAAGAAGTATCCCTTTGGAGGCGCCTGCAACCGGTATTACAATTTGCGGCGGGATGTTAATTACAGCATTGAAAGACTCGATCTGGTAAGAATCAGGCAGCAGCTGATATTTGAAAAATACGCGGGTAAATTTATCCCCCAAAAGGAAACGCCCTGCAGGGGAAAAATTGGAATAAACCGGAGTTTTGTCGTTAACACTTATTATCCCCTCTACTCTACTTTTTTTGCAGAACTGGGTTTTGAAACGGTTGTTCCCGATCATCCCTCACAGGAAGGAATTGATCTAAGAAATGCAGCATTCTGTTACCCCGGTGAGCTTTCCCATGGCTTTTTTTACTCGCTTCTTACCATGAAACACCCGGTTGATTTTATCTTTCTACCCCATTTTAAATCAATTCCGGCTGAAAACGGTAACACCAGCTCCCAGGTCTGTCCTTTTGTTCAGGGAGAAGCTTTTTATCTCCAAACCACATTTTCCAGAGAACTTGAAGAACTGAAGGGGAAAGGAACAAAGATTTTAATGCCCCTTATTGATCTGCAAAATGGTCTGGAAAAAGCGGAAAAACCGCTGCTTGAAACTTCTGCTAAAATGGGCATCGGTCGAAAAACTGCCAAGATCGCCTTTGAAAAAGCACTGATGCAACAGACAAAATGTCTGGCTGAAATGAAGGAGATAGGAAATAAAGCTCTGGCTGAACTTGAAACCGATCCGGAAAAAATGGCAGTGGTGATATTCGGGCGCCCCTATAACGGGTTTGTTGAAGAAGCACATATGGGAATTCCTCGAAAGCTGGCCTCAAGAGGCATTCTTTGCATACCTTTAGACTTTCTTACATTTGAGGATGAAAAAGCAAAGCGACACATGTACTGGGGAATGGGCCAGATTATATTGAAAGCGGCCAGGTTGGTTAAAAGGCATCCCCAGCTTTTCGGAACTTATATCACCAACTTTTCCTGTGGTCCGGATTCGTTTGTTATCGGATATTTCAGAACTATTATGGGCCGAAAGCCTTCTCTGACTCTTGAGCTTGACAGCCATACGGCTGACGCCGGTCTGGAAACCAGGATCGAGGCATTCCTTGATATCATTTGTGCGTACCGACAACTTGAAATGCGCAAACTGATTCCTTTAACAAAACACAATTTTATACCTGCTCGGATTGTGCTCGATAATGGCACAGGAAAAGTAATGACATCTTCCGGTGAAGCACTGGAGATCAAAGATCCTCGTATCACCGTACTTCTTCCTTCCATGGGGAAAATTGCCACAGAGTTATTAACGTCGGTATTTCGCGGTATGGGAATTAATGCCAAAGGGCATGAGCCTTCCGACGAAAAAATTCTCAAGCTTGGCCGCGGCAATACTTCATGTAAAGAATGTCTTCCACTCATTCTTACCACAGGGATTTTTCTTAATTACATCCAGAATAAGCGGAAAAAAGATGAGATCCTTATTTATTTCATGGCCACGGGTTCCGGTCCCTGCCGGTTTGGACAATATTCTGTCTTTATGGAAGATCTGATCCAAAGGCTTGAAATTCCTGATGCCGCTTTGCTTTCGCTTACATCTGAAAACTCCTACATCGGAATGGAAAATGGGTTTGAACGAAAGGGATTCTGGGCGATCATTGTATCTGATGTGATGGAGGACATTCGCTCAATGATACTTGCAAACGCAACGGATATCGATGCGGCAATGCAGACATTCAATAATGAGCTGAATCTGATATCCAACGAACTTGAAAGATGTAATTTTTCGCAACTGGAAAAACAGCTTTTAAAAACAGCAGACATGCTTGGTCGCATCCCTATGAAGCGTCCTCCGTCAGAAGTGCCCGTTATCTCGTTAACAGGTGAGATTTTTGTCAGGAGAGATTCTCTATCTCGCCAATTCTTAACCGAACGACTGGCTGAAAAAGGATTTGCCTCCGTCTGTTCACCGGTAACCGAGTGGGTTCATTACTCCGATTACCTCGTTGGCAAAGAACTGACCGACTATCAAATGACCAAAATGGAAAAGCTCGGATTTTTCATCAGGAAGAAGTTTATGGGCAAAGATGAAAAACGCATCAAGTCTGCGTTGTCCCGATCGGGTCTTGTTCATTCCAAACCGATTGACATCGGGGCAATCATTAAGAATGGGAAGCGATATATATCAGAGAATTTAACCGGTGAAGCCATTCTGACAGTCGGGAGCTCCATATCGGAAATAGCCGTTGATTCCTGTGGTGTCATTGCCATCGGACCGTTTGGCTGTATGCCGAACCGCCTTTCTGAAGCTATTCTCAATGAAACCATGAACCGGGAAGAAAAGCTGAAAACCGATCCAAAAAATCAGCGGCTTCGCTCCGTTCTGGCGGAAACAGGCGCCCTGCCTTTTCTTGCGATTGAAAGTGACGGCTCACCTTTTCCGCAGCTGATAACCGCAAAACTGGAAGCATTCTGTCTACGCGCAGAACGCCTGCATCAAAGAATGCTTAACAATCACTGAGGTCGTCACAGGCGAATTGGACTATATTTTTTTCTTGATACACAGATCCTTTTATTTTATATTCAAAGCATAAAAAACAAACAATCAATATCCTGGAACCTAAGAAAGGAAAGTATGAAATCAAAATGTTTAACGTTTTTAGTCCTTCTTACTCTAAGCCTTTCACTCCTATCTGACGGTTGTATCAGTACGCCAAAACCTGAAAAAAAAAGTGCCCCCCAGTGGTTAAACTCAGTTCCCCTTGATGAAAAATACTTTTATGCGGTGGGAATCTCAGGCCCTACTCGAAATATCAAGGATGCATGGAACCAGGCAATTATGCGCGCCCGTGCAGAGCTTGGCAAAACCATTATTACCCATATAACCAGCCAGGATTATATTATCAGCACAACCGGTGGTGAATATTCATCACAACTTATTGAGGCTCTTTCTGATACGGAACTTAACTTCACTGAGGTGATCGAGCGATGGTACGACCAAAACGGTATCTATGGTCTTCCTGATTTCTACTATGTTCTGGTCAGGCTGGAAAAAAAGAGAGCTGAACAACTGTTAAAAAGCTTAAAATAAACGAGTTTCGTTTTATATATTTTTTGCCCATTTACTTTAAGGAGAAACTATGGATTTTACCCTTTCTACTGAACAGGAGATTTTACGTGAATCGGTTCGCAGCTTTGCAGAAAACGAGATTAAACCGGTGGCTCGGGAACTGGATGAAAAAGAAGAGTTTTCCTACGAGACGATGCAAAAGATGGCAGAACTCGGCCTCTTCGGAATTTTTGTGTCGGAAAAGTACGGCGGTCAGGGTATGGACTACGTTTCATACATCATTGCCGTTGAAGAGATAGCCAGGATTGATGGCTCGCATGCTGCCACTGTGGCTGCGGAAAATTCCCTTGGAATCGGACCCCTTTATTATTTTGGAAATGAAGAACAAAAGAAAAAATACCTTCCTAAACTTTGTAAGGGCGAGACACTTTGGGGTTTTGGCCTCACTGAACCCAATGCAGGCTCGGACGCCTCGAATTCAAAGACCACTGCAGTGTTAGATGGCAATGAGTGGGTGATTAACGGGAGCAAGATCTTCATTACCAATGGTGCGGCAAAAAATACTGCCGGAGCCACCGTCCTGTGCCGTACCGGCACCCGTGACGATGGTCGGCCGGAGCTTTCCTGTATCATTGTGGAGTCAGGGAATCCTGGCTTTACGGCAAAGGAAATGCACGGAAAAATGATGTGGCGGGCTTCCAATACCAGTGAACTATATTTTGAGGATTGTCGTGTACCAAAGGAAAATCTTCTTGGCCCGAGAGGAAATGGATTTCATCAGATGATGCAGACTTTGGATGGTGGCCGTCTGTCCATTGGGGCCATGGGTCTTGGTGGTGCCCAGGGTTGTCTTGATATGGCGCTAAAATACACCAACGAAAGGGAGCAGTTTGGAAGACCCATCGCAAAATTTCAGGTGAACGCATTTAAGATGGCCGATATGGCTATGGAAATCGAATGTGCACGTTTGCTTCTTTATAAGGCATGCTGGCTGCGTGATCACGACATGCCCTTTTCCAAAGAGGCGGCCATGGGAAAGCTTTACTGTTCTGAGGCTATGTATCGATGTGCAAACCATGCGGTCCAACTTCACGGTGGTTATGGCCTCATGAAGGAGTACGATGTGGAAAGATTTTACCGGGATCAGAAACTTCTGGACATCGGCGAAGGGACATCGGAAGTGCAGCGCATAGTTATCGCCAGGCACATCGGGGCTTTATAATGGTGACCGACTATCTGTCGATTAAATTTGAAATAAATATCTTATAAATATACTGTTGAGGAGATTAAATATGGAACAAAATGCCCAAAAACCTCAAATCGTGGTTGACTCTTTTGAAGAACTGACCGGTGAAATTACACCAACCGCAACCAAGGGTGTTGAAGAAATAGGCCAACGGGTCAAAACTTTACGAGAACAAAAAGGGCTTTCTCTTGATGAATTGTCAAAGCTGACCGGCTTTGGCGTCGAGCTGCTTTCCGAAATAGAGGAAGATAAAGTGCAGCCCCAGCTTGGAACGGTTATCAAGCTTTC
This DNA window, taken from Thermodesulfobacteriota bacterium, encodes the following:
- the murJ gene encoding murein biosynthesis integral membrane protein MurJ — its product is MMSSVFLSRVIGIFREMVIAHIGGATGEVDAYLVAFLIPDILNHIVASGFLSITFIPIFSRYLVINDEEKGWEAFSVIMTCFGILLLLLIIIAFIFTPELITIVAPGINEPLLRSRAIRMTRIIMPAQFFFFAGGLFMAVQFAKERFFLPALAPLLYNMGIIAGGILLSPWLGIEGFSWGVLVGAFWGNFAIQYLGASKVGMRLRPIFDLTHPDLLKYVLLTLPLMIGLTMMFSAEFLFKFFGSFMPRGDLACLNFSFRVMMILAGFFGQAIGMAMYPFMAKLIAEHKMSESNNLLNNILRLISLVIPFSVLMMVLRHEIILILFQHGKFDAAATELTSSMLIFFLIGVFAFSAQTVVVRGYYAMGNTLFPAVFITVAVLLSVPLYFFSMHIMGARGIALAVSVSAIFQVILLYGLWNKRSGNKESHAVYFFYVKIIVISMAIGVVLEWFKSKVLLSIDSGTISGSLSVLALTGTLFLALFFLIGYIFKIKEIAELKHRLVKKFKDLFAP
- a CDS encoding AI-2E family transporter; its protein translation is MIPIFKEWKNRYFSNPQVVILGFLLLVGFVFIFLLGNMLIPVFASVVIAYLLEGIVSMLQRCKMPRMASVISVFLLFIAFLLILIVALLPMLSRQIGQFLQELPSMLARGQNALMLLPEKYPDLISEPQIRHILNLIGTELTSLGQRILSMSLASVRGLITILVYLILVPLLVFFFLKDKVKILNWFTGFLPEERGLAVEVWREANVQVANYVRGKVWEIIIVWGVSYITFAFLGLRFSMLLSLFIGLSVLIPYIGATVMFLPVTLIAYFQWNIGSTFVYTIIAYTIIQILDGNLLVPLLLSEVVHIHPVAIIVALLLFGGLWGIWGLFFAIPLATLVHAVIKAWFNSGLVEKKVEEGIKNET
- a CDS encoding acyl-CoA dehydratase activase translates to MENSPKIKVLGLNLGASTVSVAQIEQNRKGENPQIVKSTVQLHDGNPKDTLLSVLNHYDLESFDKIVATGRKFCNFVNLSSIPEPQAVEYAYQFVKPDGISCPGVVSAGGETFMVYQLDSSGKISNVLTGNKCASGTGEFFLQQLRRMKVSLKDAAQWAVEQEPYHVSGRCSVFCKSDCTHATNKGIPRSKVTAGLCKMMADKVLELLKKVKRENIMLTGGTALNQMMVEYLRRDIPGLIVPQQAPYFEALGAALWALENETAPFPGLSNLFLTEVATFDTLAPLGDFKGKVEFKTMETGEVRAGDNYILGLDVGSTTTKAVLLRTDDHAICASVYLRTNGDPVGASRQCYASILQQVESKTDPGEISITGLGVTGSGRQIAGLHALTDGVLNEIIAHASAAIYFDPDVDTLFEIGGQDAKYTYITNSVPSDYAMNEACSAGTGSFLEESALETLGVKMEDIAQIALVGKNPPNFNDQCAAFIASDIKNAIHEGVRHEDIVAGLVYSICMNYSNRVKGNRPVGEKVFMQGGVCYNKAVPLAMAALVGKPIIVPPMPGLMGAFGVALEVKKRIETSLMEQQSFDLKALADREVIYKKPFICKGGKQKCDRRCEIAVIEIEGKKYPFGGACNRYYNLRRDVNYSIERLDLVRIRQQLIFEKYAGKFIPQKETPCRGKIGINRSFVVNTYYPLYSTFFAELGFETVVPDHPSQEGIDLRNAAFCYPGELSHGFFYSLLTMKHPVDFIFLPHFKSIPAENGNTSSQVCPFVQGEAFYLQTTFSRELEELKGKGTKILMPLIDLQNGLEKAEKPLLETSAKMGIGRKTAKIAFEKALMQQTKCLAEMKEIGNKALAELETDPEKMAVVIFGRPYNGFVEEAHMGIPRKLASRGILCIPLDFLTFEDEKAKRHMYWGMGQIILKAARLVKRHPQLFGTYITNFSCGPDSFVIGYFRTIMGRKPSLTLELDSHTADAGLETRIEAFLDIICAYRQLEMRKLIPLTKHNFIPARIVLDNGTGKVMTSSGEALEIKDPRITVLLPSMGKIATELLTSVFRGMGINAKGHEPSDEKILKLGRGNTSCKECLPLILTTGIFLNYIQNKRKKDEILIYFMATGSGPCRFGQYSVFMEDLIQRLEIPDAALLSLTSENSYIGMENGFERKGFWAIIVSDVMEDIRSMILANATDIDAAMQTFNNELNLISNELERCNFSQLEKQLLKTADMLGRIPMKRPPSEVPVISLTGEIFVRRDSLSRQFLTERLAEKGFASVCSPVTEWVHYSDYLVGKELTDYQMTKMEKLGFFIRKKFMGKDEKRIKSALSRSGLVHSKPIDIGAIIKNGKRYISENLTGEAILTVGSSISEIAVDSCGVIAIGPFGCMPNRLSEAILNETMNREEKLKTDPKNQRLRSVLAETGALPFLAIESDGSPFPQLITAKLEAFCLRAERLHQRMLNNH
- a CDS encoding LPP20 family lipoprotein — its product is MKSKCLTFLVLLTLSLSLLSDGCISTPKPEKKSAPQWLNSVPLDEKYFYAVGISGPTRNIKDAWNQAIMRARAELGKTIITHITSQDYIISTTGGEYSSQLIEALSDTELNFTEVIERWYDQNGIYGLPDFYYVLVRLEKKRAEQLLKSLK
- a CDS encoding acyl-CoA dehydrogenase family protein codes for the protein MDFTLSTEQEILRESVRSFAENEIKPVARELDEKEEFSYETMQKMAELGLFGIFVSEKYGGQGMDYVSYIIAVEEIARIDGSHAATVAAENSLGIGPLYYFGNEEQKKKYLPKLCKGETLWGFGLTEPNAGSDASNSKTTAVLDGNEWVINGSKIFITNGAAKNTAGATVLCRTGTRDDGRPELSCIIVESGNPGFTAKEMHGKMMWRASNTSELYFEDCRVPKENLLGPRGNGFHQMMQTLDGGRLSIGAMGLGGAQGCLDMALKYTNEREQFGRPIAKFQVNAFKMADMAMEIECARLLLYKACWLRDHDMPFSKEAAMGKLYCSEAMYRCANHAVQLHGGYGLMKEYDVERFYRDQKLLDIGEGTSEVQRIVIARHIGAL